The proteins below are encoded in one region of Silene latifolia isolate original U9 population chromosome 2, ASM4854445v1, whole genome shotgun sequence:
- the LOC141642337 gene encoding putative prolyl 4-hydroxylase 4: MNKVFLHFLFLLFSFSTVIHGSLSSNNTQFKLNPSKVKQISWKPRAFVYEGFLTNEECDHLISLAKTELKRSAVADDESGKSQVSEVRTSSGAFINKAKDAIVKLIEEKIATWTFLPIDNGEDIQVLRYEEGQKYEAHFDFFVDKINIARGGHRYATVLMYLSNVEKGGETVFPNAELSERQKAAVETNHDFSDCAKKGISVKPRKGDALLFFSLYPSAVPDQLSLHGGCPVIEGEKWSATKWIHVDTFDKILEDGCNDHNQNCERWAALGECTKNPEYMVGTTALPGYCRRSCKVC; encoded by the exons ATGAACAAAGTCTTCTTACATTTTCTGTTCTTATTATTTTCATTCTCAACAGTGATCCATGGATCTCTTAGCTCAAATAACACCCAATTCAAATTAAATCCCTCTAAAGTTAAGCAAATTTCATGGAAACCCAG AGCATTTGTGTATGAAGGGTTTTTAACTAATGAGGAATGTGATCATCTTATATCACTT GCGAAAACGGAATTGAAGAGGTCAGCTGTGGCTGATGATGAGTCAGGGAAGAGCCAAGTCAGTGAAGTCAGGACTAGCTCTGGTGCCTTCATCAATAAGGCTAag GATGCAATTGTGAAACTGATTGAAGAAAAAATAGCAACTTGGACCTTCCTACCGATAG ATAATGGAGAAGACATTCAAGTTCTGAGATATGAGGAAGGACAAAAGTATGAGGcccattttgatttttttgttgaCAAGATTAACATTGCACGTGGTGGCCACCGCTATGCAACAGTTCTTATGTATCTATCTAATGTTGAGAAAGGTGGTGAGACGGTTTTTCCTAATGCAGAG CTTTCTGAACGCCAAAAAGCAGCAGTTGAAACAAATCATGATTTTTCCGACTGTGCAAAGAAAGGGATCTCAG TGAAACCCAGGAAAGGAGATGCTCTTTTGTTTTTCAGTCTCTACCCGAGTGCCGTTCCAGACCAGTTAAGCCTCCATGGAGGGTGTCCTGTGATTGAGGGTGAGAAATGGTCAGCAACCAAGTGGATTCATGTCGATACCTTCGACAAAATTCTTGAAGATGGCTGCAATGATCATAATCAGAACTGTGAGAGATGGGCAGCACTTGGTGAGTGCACTAAAAACCCAGAATATATGGTGGGCACCACCGCTCTTCCAGGTTACTGTCGAAGGAGTTGCAAGGTCTGTTAG
- the LOC141642326 gene encoding uncharacterized protein At4g15545, producing MDTNEFDLPDEVIRVLPSDPFAQLDVARKITSIALSTRVSILESELSSLRAEVNERDDVIVDLQSQIQSLDAGLSEATDRLNHALNEKENLVKENSDLSNTVAKLRRDVAKLEVFRKTLMQSLQEEEDNPARAQETKQLPSQLSLPAQPLSGDDHNLVPPPVHSSTQSENLEHGNLPEDRDTDSSRPRISQGLLLASQTSTPRFTPPGSPPIMSGSTSPTRTSKPASPRRHSVSFSTTRGMFDSLPSSTHSSFSSTGAGSGRPRVDGKEFFRQVRSRLSYEQFGAFLANVKELNSHKQTKEETLRKADEIFGPDNKDLYTTFEGLLSRNVH from the exons ATGGATACAAACGAATTCGACTTACCCGATGAAGTAATCCGGGTACTTCCATCCGACCCGTTTGCCCAACTTGATGTCGCCCGTAAGATCACTTCCATTGCTCTCTCCACGCGCGTCTCTATCCTTGAATCCGAGTTGTCTTCTCTACGCGCCGAGGTCAACGAAAGGGATGACGTCATCGTTGACCTTCAGTCTCAAATTCAGTCACTTGATGCTGGTCTCTCTGAGGCTACTGATCGCCTCAATCATGCTCTTAATGAAAag GAGAATTTGGTGAAGGAGAATAGTGATTTGTCCAATACTGTTGCTAAGCTTCGTCGTGATGTCGCCAAG CTAGAAGTGTTTAGAAAGACGCTTATGCAGTCATTGCAGGAAGAAGAAGACAACCCT GCACGAGCTCAGGAAACTAAGCAGCTCCCTTCACAATTAAGTCTTCCCGCTCAGCCACTAAGTGGAG ATGATCATAATCTCGTACCACCACCTGTGCATTCTTCTACCCAGAGCGAGAATTTAGAACATGGAAACTTGCCAGAGGATCGTGATACAGATT CTTCAAGGCCTCGGATATCACAGGGGCTCTTATTAGCATCGCAGACTAGCACTCCTCGTTTCACACCTCCCGGCTCTCCTCCTATCATGTCTGGATCCACATCACCAACGAGAACATCTAAGCCAGCTTCACCAAGGCGACATTCTGTTTCTTTTTCAACAACTCGAGGGATGTTTGATTCCTTGCCATCAAGCACTCACAGTTCCTTTTCAAGCACTGGCGCTGGAAGCG GACGACCTCGAGTTGATGGAAAAGAATTCTTTCGTCAAGTCAG GAGTCGTCTGTCATATGAGCAATTTGGCGCATTTTTGGCAAATGTCAAGGAGCTGAATTCGCACAAGCAAACAAAAGAA GAAACCCTTCGGAAGGCTGATGAAATTTTTGGACCCGACAACAAGGACCTGTATACAACCTTTGAAGGACTTCTCAGTCGGAATGTCCATTGA
- the LOC141642336 gene encoding nucleoside hydrolase 3-like, which produces MMKIRRNISMVWLSLLIILGGATMASTHPHRILVDTDVDTDDFFALLYLLKLNTSEFDLKGVTINSNAWTHAGHAINQLYDLFFMMGRDDIPIGVGGEGGISQNGTIFPNVGGYLPIIEQGMTTAGYCRYKQAIPVGTGGQLDIDSNYGLRKSFLPQGRRRYVPLRQPTAQQVMIDVIKAGPTNVFLMGAHTNFALFLMSNPHLKKNVQHIYISGGGVRSRNPTGCCPKNGTSPCTPEQCGNRGNIFTDYTSNPYAEFNMFGDPFAAYQVIHSGIPVTLVPLDATNTIPITEEFFVALETHQKTYEAQYVFKSLKLARDTWFNEHFFTSYFMWDSFMAGVAVSIMSGENEFAEMEYMNITVRTSNEPYGISGGSNPFFDGRVVPKFHLGKGGVHSGHVQRSLRDPFCLVNNGKGKCRDGYTEEVKGPDGVRVLVATRAKPNKDPNSILDREYFESFLHVLDRPQQSGKFNFSTQFPHYKEVLYKPDFGTKLLGKPIIFDMDMSPGDFLALLYLLKLPVEVVNLRAIFVTPTGWANPATIDIVYDLLHMMGRDDIPVGMGDLFAVNQSDPVFSAVGDCKYIKSIPHGSGGFLDSDTLYGLARDLPRSPRRYTAENSVKFGAPRDTDHPELRQPLALEIWKNVTKTIPSGTKITVLTNGPLTTLSNILATDKLARFKIQEVFVVGGNLFTVPSNENAELNMFLDPLAAKAVMDSKLRITLIPWEAQRTVSSFPLILKSLSLVKKTPELVFAYRLISTLEKLRTHIRYRHVEIFAGEILGAVLMANGQSSIKSGIQVKPITVVVTGSENTDGRIVTDHKYGRSVNIIEKVDIAAYYDLFASRLGDEKQSAVISSFTEQARVWRGK; this is translated from the exons GGAGTGACAATCAACTCAAATGCATGGACACATGCTGGTCATGCTATAAATCAACTTTACGATTTATTTTTCATGATGGGTCGTGACGATATTCCGATTGGTGTTGGAGGAGAAGGCGGTATTTCACAAAATGGCACTATTTTCCCTAATGTTGGTGGATATCTTCCTATTATTGAACAG GGAATGACAACAGCAGGATATTGCAGATACAAGCAGGCTATACCAGTTGGTACAGGAGGTCAATTAGATATCGACTCTAATTATGGCCTTCGTAAATCCTTTCTTCCTCAG GGAAGAAGGCGCTATGTACCGCTCCGTCAACCAACTGCTCAACAAGTAATGATCGACGTTATAAAAGCCGGTCCAACGAATGTTTTCTTAATGGGAGCGCACACAAATTTTGCTCTATTCCTTATGAGCAACCCTCACCTAAAGAAAAATGTGCAACATATTTACATAAGCGGCGGTGGTGTAAGATCACGGAATCCAACAGGGTGCTGCCCAAAAAACGGGACTTCACCTTGCACGCCTGAGCAATGTGGTAATCGCGGTAATATCTTTACTGATTATACCAGTAACCCGTATGCTGAATTCAATATGTTCGGAGACCCTTTTGCTGCATATCAG GTTATTCATTCAGGAATCCCGGTTACTCTTGTCCCTTTGGATGCAACAAACACGATTCCAATAACGGAAGAGTTTTTCGTGGCCCTGGAGACCCATCAGAAAACATATGAGGCTCAATACGTTTTCAAGTCTCTGAAGTTGGCTCGCGATACTTGGTTCAATGAACATTTTTTTACA AGCTATTTTATGTGGGACTCTTTCATGGCTGGCGTAGCAGTTTCAATAATGAGCGGAGAAAATGAGTTCGCGGAAATGGAGTACATGAACATAACTGTGCGCACTTCAAACGAGCCTTACGGAATATCAGGTGGTTCGAATCCATTCTTTGACGGTCGTGTTGTTCCAAAGTTTCACCTCGGGAAGGGCGGAGTGCACTCTGGCCATGTCCAGAGGTCACTCCGGGATCCATTCTGTCTCGTCAACAATGGAAAAGGAAAATGCAGG GATGGTTACACAGAAGAGGTAAAAGGTCCAGACGGAGTGCGAGTTCTTGTCGCCACAAGAGCTAAACCAAATAAGGATCCTAATAGCATTCTCGACAGAGAATATTTTGAGAGCTTCCTGCAC GTTCTGGACCGTCCTCAACAGTCCGGGAAATTCAATTTTAGCACACAATTTCCGCACTATAAAGAAGTTCTGTACAAACCAGATTTCGGAACAAAACTGCTGGGAAAACCTATCATCTTTGACATGGACATGAGCCCCGGAGACTTTCTCGCTCTTCTGTATCTCCTTAAACTACCTGTAGAAGTCGTTAACCTTCGG GCCATATTTGTGACTCCGACTGGATGGGCAAATCCTGCGACAATTGATATTGTGTATGACTTGTTGCATATGATGGGCCGAGACGACATTCCAGTGGGAATGGGCGATCTTTTTGCTGTGAATCAGTCAGATCCCGTCTTTTCTGCAGTCGGGGACTGCAAGTATATAAAGTCTATCCCACATGGTAGCGGTGGATTTCTCGACTCTGATACACTTTATGGACTTGCAAGGGACCTCCCTCGTAGCCCAAGACG GTACACAGCTGAAAACTCCGTCAAATTTGGAGCACCTCGTGACACTGATCATCCTGAACTACGACAACCTCTAGCGCTCGAGATATGGAAAAACGTCACTAAGACGATACCTTCTGGAACAAAGATTACAGTACTAACCAATGGACCGCTAACCACCCTGTCAAATATACTTGCTACTGACAAACTTGCAAGATTCAAAATTCAG GAAGTATTTGTGGTGGGAGGAAACCTGTTTACTGTGCCATCAAACGAAAATGCCGAGCTCAACATGTTTCTAGACCCTTTGGCTGCAAAGGCTGTAATGGACTCCAAACTTCGAATTACGCTAATCCCTTGGGAAGCTCAACGGACTGTTAGCTCGTTTCCTTTGATTCTCAAAAGCCTGTCTCTTGTGAAGAAGACGCCAGAATTGGTCTTCGCCTATCGCTTAATTTCCACATTGGAAAAGCTTCGAACACACATTAGATATCGCCATGTG GAAATATTTGCAGGAGAGATACTTGGCGCGGTACTAATGGCGAATGGTCAATCATCAATAAAATCCGGTATACAAGTGAAGCCTATCACAGTGGTGGTAACCGGCAGTGAAAATACAGATGGACGAATAGTAACTGACCACAAATATGGAAGATCCGTCAACATCATCGAAAAAGTAGATATTGCTGCATACTACGACTTATTTGCGAGTCGACTCGGTGATGAGAAACAGTCTGCTGTAATATCAAGTTTTACTGAGCAGGCTAGAGTATGGAGgggaaagtaa
- the LOC141628510 gene encoding uncharacterized protein LOC141628510, with protein sequence MGEVSDDKKIVKFREPFCLLDKSRNVGCITVEELEVVIRSLDQNPTEEEVQDLMKDVDSDWSNCTIDVAELLTLVSQSSKESEAEDEFKEAFKVFDKDQNGYICATQLRNVMISLGEKLTEEEAQLMIKEADSDGDGRVNYEDFVQMMRTL encoded by the exons ATGGGAGAAGTGAGTGATGATAAAAAGATCGTCAAGTTTCGTGAACCATTTTGCTTATTAGACAAATCAAGAAACG TTGGTTGCATAACGGTGGAAGAATTAGAGGTAGTAATTCGGTCGTTAGATCAAAATCCGACGGAAGAGGAAGTGCAAGACCTTATGAAAGATGTTGATTCAGATTGGAGTAATTGCACCATTGACGTTGCCGAGCTTTTGACACTCGTGTCACAATCTTCTAAG GAAAGTGAAGCTGAGGATGAGTTTAAAGAAGCATTCAAAGTCTTTGACAAGGACCAAAATGGTTACATTTGTGCTACCCAG CTAAGGAACGTGATGATTAGTCTGGGAGAGAAACTAACGGAAGAAGAAGCACAATTGATGATCAAGGAAGCCGACTCCGATGGCGATGGCCGAGTAAACTATGAAGATTTTGTGCAAATGATGAGGACTCTTTAG
- the LOC141642335 gene encoding transmembrane emp24 domain-containing protein p24beta3-like, translating to MAEVRERNRTPHVCFIFGILLSCFVSKLTALSVTVNDLECVYEYVLYEGDTVSGNFVVVDHDIFWSSDHPGIDFTATSPAGNVVHTLKGTAGEKFEFKAPRSGMYKFCFHNPHSTPETVSFHIHVGHIPNEHNIAKDEHLDPINVKIAELREALEAVTSEQKYLKARDARHRHTNESTRKRVIFYTLAEYMMLILASGLQVIFIRKLFSNSVGYNRV from the exons ATGGCGGAAGTAAGAGAGAGAAATCGAACACCACATGTTTGCTTCATTTTCGGAATTTTGTTAAGCTGTTTCGTTTCAAAGCTCACTGCTCTTTCCGTCACCGTTAACGATCTCGAATGTGTATACGAATACGTGCTTTACGAAGGCGATACCGTTTCCGGAAACTTTGTTGTTGTTGATCACGATATTTTCTGGAGTTCAGATCACCCTGGCATTGATTTCACC GCTACATCTCCTGCTGGTAATGTTGTTCACACTTTGAAAGGAACAGCTGGAGAAAAGTTTGAATTCAAAGCTCCTAGAAGTGGAATGTATAAGTTCTGCTTCCACAATCCTCACTCGACACCAGAGACGGTCTCTTTTCACATTCATGTTGGCCACATTCCCAACGAGCATAATATTGCTAAAGATG AGCACTTGGACCCAATCAATGTCAAAATTGCTGAGCTAAGAGAGGCACTGGAGGCGGTAACATCAGAACAAAAATACTTGAAAGCACGCGATGCTCGACATCGTCACA CAAACGAGAGTACAAGGAAACGTGTCATATTTTATACGCTAGCTGAGTACATGATGCTGATACTAGCTAGTGGACTTCAAGTAATATTCATTCGCAAGTTGTTCAGCAACTCAGTGGGTTATAACCGCGTCTGA